The following coding sequences are from one Beggiatoa alba B18LD window:
- a CDS encoding Rpn family recombination-promoting nuclease/putative transposase produces MTDKSLGTFINPFTDFGFKKIFGSEESKPLLISFLNDLLPIKHKIVSLEFKNIEKLGMLEEDRRAIFDIYCRDEKNQEFIVELQRAKQEHFQDRATYYASFLIQDQAKKGKWDFELTPIYFIGILDFSLASFPDERYLHFGQITDIYSKEVMFKKLNFIYIEMAKFKKQESELANHLEWWLYFLRELVTFDDMPREFQGDIIEEAFALAKLANMSYEDRHAYELSLKYYRDFINVLDTAKQEGIEIGLEKGIEIGIEQGVKKGIEQGIEQERIKVAIALKKNNVPLELIMVATGLTHEEIERL; encoded by the coding sequence ATGACCGACAAATCCCTAGGCACATTCATCAACCCCTTCACCGATTTTGGTTTTAAAAAAATCTTCGGCAGTGAAGAAAGTAAACCCCTACTCATCAGCTTTCTTAATGATTTATTACCGATAAAACACAAAATTGTCAGCTTAGAATTTAAAAATATCGAAAAACTCGGCATGTTAGAAGAAGACCGCCGTGCCATCTTTGATATTTATTGTCGGGATGAAAAAAATCAGGAATTCATTGTTGAATTACAACGTGCAAAACAAGAACACTTTCAAGACCGCGCTACCTATTACGCCAGCTTCTTAATTCAAGACCAAGCCAAAAAAGGCAAATGGGACTTTGAATTAACCCCAATTTATTTCATTGGGATTTTAGACTTCTCCTTAGCCAGCTTTCCCGATGAGCGTTACTTACATTTCGGACAAATTACCGATATTTACAGTAAAGAAGTGATGTTTAAGAAATTGAACTTCATTTACATAGAAATGGCGAAGTTTAAAAAGCAAGAATCTGAATTAGCGAACCATTTAGAATGGTGGTTATATTTCCTGCGTGAACTAGTGACCTTTGACGATATGCCGAGAGAATTTCAAGGAGATATTATTGAAGAAGCCTTTGCGTTAGCCAAATTAGCCAACATGAGTTATGAAGACCGTCATGCGTATGAATTAAGTTTGAAATACTACCGCGATTTCATCAATGTACTTGATACGGCTAAACAGGAAGGAATTGAAATAGGTCTGGAGAAGGGCATTGAGATTGGGATTGAACAAGGTGTTAAAAAAGGGATTGAGCAAGGCATCGAACAAGAAAGAATAAAAGTCGCAATCGCACTGAAGAAAAACAATGTGCCTCTTGAGCTTATTATGGTTGCAACGGGATTAACACACGAAGAAATTGAACGATTATAG